In Caldicellulosiruptor morganii, the following proteins share a genomic window:
- a CDS encoding carbon-nitrogen hydrolase family protein, whose product MKIGVVQMNICNLVERNFSKILYFLGKAKDEQVDLVCFPEMALSGYNIELLQSQDLNQIISDFLKQISKKCNKYSICTVIGHPFRQEDKLFNRATVIFPAGESLKYDKIHPTELEKRIFSQGEETLVFEFKQRRFGIAICRDQNFYEIFKKYKEAGCSGVFILAAHFYSPKEARWKIDKNRAIPITRAVENGYFVFLANAVGPHLNMISLGHSLIVDGDGCVVCEADEAGEYLLTAEI is encoded by the coding sequence ATTAAAATTGGAGTTGTTCAAATGAATATTTGTAATCTGGTGGAAAGAAACTTTTCTAAGATACTTTATTTTCTGGGCAAAGCAAAAGACGAGCAAGTGGATCTGGTATGTTTTCCTGAGATGGCATTGAGTGGCTATAACATTGAACTTTTACAATCTCAAGATTTGAATCAAATAATCTCGGATTTTTTGAAGCAAATATCAAAAAAGTGCAACAAGTATTCTATCTGTACAGTAATAGGTCATCCTTTTAGACAGGAAGATAAGCTATTCAATAGAGCAACAGTAATCTTCCCAGCAGGTGAAAGCTTGAAATATGATAAGATTCATCCAACCGAGCTTGAAAAGAGGATATTTTCTCAGGGCGAAGAAACTCTTGTATTTGAATTCAAGCAGAGAAGATTCGGCATTGCAATCTGCAGAGACCAAAACTTTTATGAGATATTCAAAAAATACAAAGAAGCTGGCTGCAGTGGTGTGTTCATTTTAGCTGCACATTTTTACAGTCCAAAAGAGGCAAGGTGGAAGATTGACAAAAATAGAGCTATTCCTATAACAAGAGCTGTAGAAAATGGTTACTTTGTGTTTTTAGCAAATGCAGTAGGACCTCATCTTAATATGATAAGCCTTGGACACAGCTTAATTGTAGACGGCGATGGCTGTGTGGTGTGCGAAGCAGATGAAGCCGGTGAGTACCTGCTGACAGCAGAGATTTAA
- a CDS encoding YlmC/YmxH family sporulation protein, with protein sequence MFKSSDLREKDVINISDGKKLGKVCDLEVDVKTGRVDAIVVPAPFSVGSIFSKEKDYVIPWDKVKKIGEDVILVEI encoded by the coding sequence ATGTTTAAATCATCTGATTTGAGAGAGAAAGATGTGATAAATATATCGGATGGTAAAAAGCTTGGGAAGGTTTGTGATTTGGAAGTTGATGTTAAAACAGGCAGGGTTGATGCTATTGTGGTACCGGCACCTTTTTCAGTTGGAAGTATCTTTTCAAAAGAAAAAGACTATGTAATTCCATGGGATAAAGTAAAAAAGATTGGTGAAGATGTGATTCTGGTTGAGATCTAA
- a CDS encoding ribonuclease J, which yields MRKRPEHRIRIIPLGGLNEIGKNMTVIEVDDEIVVIDCGLAFPEDEMLGVDLVIPDVSYLIKNKEKVRALILTHGHEDHIGAIPYILRDLNIPIYGTKLTLGLVEIKLMEFGIDLNSVRMFTVKPQDVISFNNMRVEFIRTTHSIADSVAIAIHTPLGSIVHTGDFKVDFTPIEGEPIDLIRFAELGKQGVLALLCDSTNAERPGFTLSEKTVGATFDRIFSQAQGRVIVATFSSHIHRVQQVINSAEKQGRKICVLGRSMVNVVNKALELGYLKMPDSMLIDVDELDNYPPNKIVLITTGSQGEPMSALSRMASAEHKKVGIIPGDVVIISAAPIPGNEKFVNRVINDLFRQGAQVIYEDIDDIHVSGHACQEEIKLIHNLTRPKYTVPVHGEFKHLIHHAKLAMELGERNVFVLENGKVLEITKDSAKVVGSVQAGNVLVDGLGVGDVGNVVLRDRRHLAQDGLFIVVLTIDSSTRDVIAGPEIISRGFIYIKEAEPLIEEAKKVIKDVLYFCNKNDITEPNAIKIILKDNLKNFLFEKTRRNPMIIPIITEV from the coding sequence ATGAGAAAAAGACCGGAGCACAGAATAAGAATTATTCCGCTTGGTGGCTTGAACGAGATTGGCAAGAACATGACAGTGATTGAAGTGGACGATGAGATTGTTGTAATTGACTGTGGACTTGCCTTTCCAGAAGATGAGATGCTGGGTGTTGACCTTGTCATACCCGATGTATCATACCTAATAAAGAATAAGGAAAAGGTCAGGGCGTTGATTCTCACACACGGGCATGAGGACCATATAGGAGCAATTCCGTATATTTTGAGGGATTTGAACATTCCTATTTATGGCACAAAGCTGACACTTGGTCTTGTTGAGATTAAGCTTATGGAATTTGGGATAGACCTGAATTCTGTCAGGATGTTTACAGTAAAGCCCCAGGATGTAATAAGCTTTAACAATATGAGAGTTGAGTTTATTCGCACAACCCATTCGATTGCTGACTCTGTGGCAATAGCTATACACACTCCACTTGGGAGCATCGTACACACAGGAGATTTTAAGGTGGACTTTACACCCATTGAGGGTGAGCCGATTGACCTTATAAGATTTGCAGAGCTTGGCAAACAGGGTGTTTTGGCACTTCTGTGCGACTCCACAAACGCTGAACGCCCGGGTTTTACTTTGTCTGAAAAAACTGTTGGTGCAACCTTTGACAGGATATTTTCTCAGGCTCAAGGGCGAGTTATTGTTGCAACCTTCTCTTCACATATTCACAGGGTGCAGCAGGTGATAAATTCCGCGGAAAAGCAGGGCAGAAAGATTTGCGTTCTGGGAAGAAGCATGGTAAATGTTGTAAATAAAGCACTTGAGCTTGGATATTTGAAGATGCCAGATAGCATGCTGATTGATGTTGATGAGCTTGATAACTACCCGCCAAACAAGATAGTGCTGATTACAACAGGAAGTCAGGGTGAGCCTATGTCAGCTCTTTCGCGCATGGCTTCTGCCGAGCACAAGAAAGTGGGAATTATACCTGGTGATGTTGTCATAATCTCAGCTGCACCCATTCCGGGCAATGAAAAGTTTGTCAACAGGGTTATAAACGACCTTTTCAGGCAGGGTGCACAGGTTATTTATGAAGATATTGATGATATTCACGTGTCGGGTCATGCATGCCAGGAGGAGATAAAACTTATACACAATCTCACGCGTCCAAAATATACTGTGCCTGTGCATGGAGAGTTCAAGCATTTGATTCATCATGCAAAACTTGCAATGGAGCTTGGAGAAAGAAACGTGTTTGTTCTGGAAAATGGAAAAGTGCTTGAGATAACAAAGGACTCTGCAAAGGTTGTCGGCAGTGTTCAGGCAGGCAATGTGCTTGTTGATGGGCTTGGTGTTGGCGATGTGGGGAATGTTGTGCTGCGTGACAGGCGTCATCTTGCTCAGGATGGACTTTTCATTGTAGTTCTCACAATTGATTCGTCAACAAGAGATGTAATTGCAGGACCGGAGATAATTTCAAGAGGGTTTATCTATATAAAAGAAGCTGAGCCGCTGATTGAAGAGGCAAAAAAAGTGATAAAGGATGTTCTGTATTTCTGCAACAAAAATGATATAACTGAGCCAAATGCTATAAAGATTATACTGAAAGATAACTTGAAAAACTTCCTGTTTGAAAAGACGCGCAGAAACCCCATGATAATTCCTATAATAACCGAGGTTTAA
- the secF gene encoding protein translocase subunit SecF: MTNIDFMGKRKIFYVLSILVMVIGLVSYIMQGFNYDIDFTGGTVLEIDLHKVPSAAEIADLEKLTKQITGTQTPIVRKIEDGKKIMINAHEVHGKKRTELSKEVRDKLFNAIAKKYNLKKEDLVSYQNVGAVVSSELKSQAIWAVVIASILMLIYIAIRFEFKFGTTAVVALLHDLLIMLTVYTLFRIPLNSTFIAAMLTVLGYSINDTIVVFDRIRENRRIQGKMDLKNLVNLSMNQTIGRSLSTAATVIIVLFVLYLMGVQSIKEFAFPLLVGVISGTYSSIFIATALWFDWESSARKKLQAKPKRA, from the coding sequence ATGACAAACATTGACTTTATGGGCAAGAGGAAGATTTTCTATGTGCTGTCAATACTGGTGATGGTAATAGGTCTTGTTTCATATATAATGCAGGGGTTCAACTATGACATAGATTTTACAGGCGGGACTGTGCTTGAAATAGATCTTCACAAAGTTCCAAGCGCTGCTGAGATTGCTGACTTAGAGAAGCTGACAAAACAGATTACAGGGACGCAGACACCCATTGTCAGAAAGATTGAAGATGGCAAAAAGATAATGATAAATGCCCATGAGGTACATGGTAAAAAGAGAACAGAGCTTTCAAAGGAAGTGCGCGATAAGCTTTTCAATGCCATTGCAAAGAAGTATAATCTTAAAAAGGAAGACTTAGTTTCATATCAGAATGTTGGGGCTGTGGTATCATCTGAATTGAAATCCCAGGCTATCTGGGCTGTTGTGATAGCATCCATCCTTATGCTAATCTACATTGCAATAAGGTTTGAGTTTAAATTTGGCACAACTGCGGTTGTAGCGCTCTTGCATGACCTTTTGATAATGCTCACTGTCTATACACTCTTTAGAATACCTCTGAACTCCACATTCATTGCAGCAATGCTGACAGTTCTTGGTTATTCAATAAACGACACAATTGTTGTGTTTGACAGAATAAGAGAAAATAGAAGGATTCAGGGTAAAATGGATCTCAAAAATCTTGTAAACTTGAGCATGAACCAGACAATAGGAAGATCACTTTCAACCGCTGCAACTGTTATAATTGTTTTGTTTGTGCTGTACCTGATGGGTGTTCAGTCAATAAAGGAGTTTGCTTTTCCGCTTCTGGTAGGTGTTATATCGGGAACCTACTCATCGATATTTATAGCAACTGCCCTTTGGTTTGACTGGGAAAGCAGTGCAAGAAAGAAACTTCAGGCAAAACCAAAGAGAGCTTGA